Proteins encoded within one genomic window of Epinephelus lanceolatus isolate andai-2023 chromosome 9, ASM4190304v1, whole genome shotgun sequence:
- the rchy1 gene encoding RING finger and CHY zinc finger domain-containing protein 1 — MASPAGCEHYVRNCLLKAPCCGKLYVCRLCHDAEENHQMDRFKVREVQCSECHTVQQAQQTCQQCNVQFGEYYCDICHLFDKDKKQYHCLPCGICRIGPKTKYFHCEKCNLCLAQDLRGNHKCVENVSRQNCPVCMEDIHTSRIGAHVLPCGHLLHKTCFDDMIRTGAYRCPLCMHSAWGMEHHWEQIDKEIAQSPMPTEYQGTTVKIICNDCQTHCTVPFHVLGMKCSGCGSYNTAQDGGLIQQQTEQDTQHEAETDTEPEQQAQPQSPTPQ; from the exons ATGGCTTCACCTGCTGGTTGTGAGCATTATGTGCGCAACTGCTTATTGAAA GCACCTTGCTGTGGTAAACTGTATGTGTGTCGGCTGTGCCATGATGCAGAGGAGAACCACCAGATGGATCGGTTCAAAGTCAGGGAGGTGCAGTGCTCTGAGTGTCACACAGTGCAGCAG GCACAGCAGACTTGCCAGCAGTGTAATGTGCAGTTTGGGGAGTATTACTGTGACATTTGCCACTTGTTCGACAAGGATAAGAAGCAGTATCACTGTCTGCCCTGTGGAATATGCAG GATTGGACCCAAGACGAAGTATTTTCATTGTGAGAAGTGCAATCTGTGTTTAGCCCAGGATCTGCGTGGAAACCACAAG tgtgttgaaaATGTATCAAGGCAGAACTGCCCTGTGTGTATGGAG GATATTCACACATCCAGAATTGGAGCTCATGTTCTTCCATGCGGCCATCTTTTACACAA GACCTGCTTTGATGACATGATCAGAACTGG AGCATATCGCTGCCCCCTGTGTATGCACTCTGCCTGGGGTATGGAGCACCACTGGGAGCAGATAGACAAAGAGATTGCCCAGTCACCAATGCCCACTGAATACCAGGGTACTACTGTCAAA ATTATATGTAACGACTGCCAAACCCACTGCACGGTGCCTTTCCATGTGCTGGGGATGAAGTGCAGTGGCTGTGGCTCCTACAACACAGCACAGGATGGCGGACTCATCCAACAGCAGACAGAACAGGACACTCAGCatgaggcagagacagacacagagccaGAGCAGCAAGCTCAACCTCAGTCACCTACGCCACAGTAA
- the LOC117252700 gene encoding cytotoxic granule associated RNA binding protein TIA1-like: MMEDDQPKTLYVGNLSRDVTEPLIVQVFTQIGPCKSCKMIVDTAGNDPYCFVEFYDHRHAAASLAAMNGRKIMGKEVKVNWATTPTSQKKDTSNHFHVFVGDLSPEITTEDVKAAFGPFGRISDARVVKDMATGKSKGYGFVSFFNKWDAENAIQQMGGQWLGGRQIRTNWATRKPPAPKTTYENNSKHLSFDEVVSQSSPSNCTVYCGGVSTGLTEQLMRQTFSPFGQIMEIRVFPDKGYSFVRFNSHESAAHAIVSVNGTSIEGHIVKCYWGKETPDMMNPMQQMPLPQQNKMSFPAAAQPYGQWGQWYGNGPQISQYVPNGWQVPTYGVYGQAWNQQGFNHLPASAGWTGMSAISNGGVMEPTQGLNGSMLANQPGMGAAGYPTH, encoded by the exons ATGATGGAGGACGATCAACCCAAAACCTT GTATGTGGGGAATCTGTCCAGGGATGTCACCGAGCCCCTCATTGTGCAGGTCTTCACACAGATAGGACCCTGCAAGAGTTGTAAAATGATAGTTGAT ACGGCCGGAAATGATCCGTACTGCTTTGTGGAGTTCTATGACCACAGGCATGCAGCTGCCTCATTGGCAGCCATGAATGGAAGGAAAATAATGGGTAAG GAGGTCAAAGTCAACTGGGCCACGACGCCAACCAGccagaaaaaagacacaagta ATCACTTTCATGTCTTTGTTGGAGACCTCAGCCCAGAAATAACTACAGAAGACGTCAAAGCTGCCTTTGGTCCATTTGGCAGGATATC AGATGCTCGTGTTGTGAAAGATATGGCTACAGGGAAATCTAAAGGCTATGGCTTTGTGTCTTTCTTCAACAAATGG GATGCAGAGAACGCCATTCAGCAGATGGGTGGTCAGTGGTTAGGAGGCAGACAGATTCGAACTAACTGGGCCACAAGAAAGCCTCCCGCCCCAAAGACTACCTATGAAA ATAACTCCAAGCACCTATCCTTTGATGAAGTAGTGAGTCAGTCTAGCCCCAGTAACTGCACTGTGTATTGTGGGGGAGTCAGCACAGGACTGACAG AGCAACTGATGAGACAGACCTTCTCTCCCTTTGGACAAATCATGGAAATCAGAGTTTTCCCAGACAAAGGCTATTCATTTGTAAG GTTTAACTCCCATGAGTCAGCAGCCCATGCCATTGTGTCAGTGAATGGTACTTCAATAGAGGGCCACATAGTCAAATGCTACTGGGGTAAAGAGACCCCGGACATGATGAACCCAATGCAGCAGATGCCTCTGCCCCAG CAAAACAAGATGAGCTTCCCAGCGGCAGCCCAGCCCTACGGCCAATGGGGCCAGTGGTACGGCAACGGGCCCCAGATCAGCCAGTACGTCCCAAATGGGTGGCAGGTTCCCACCTACGGCGTTTACGGCCAGGCTTGGAACCAGCAGGGCTTCAA TCACTTACCGGCCAGTGCTGGGTGGACTGGCATGAGCGCCATCAGTAACGGTGGGGTTATGGAGCCTACACAGGGATTGAATGGGAGTATGCTAGCCAACCAGCCCGGTATGGGAGCCGCAGGATACCCCACACACTGA